The following are encoded together in the Gammaproteobacteria bacterium genome:
- a CDS encoding SsrA-binding protein: MAKNKKKVSDNTIALNKKSRHDYFIEERFGTGLVLEGWEVKSMRAGRAQMAESYVVIKDGEAFWFNGHISALQSAST; the protein is encoded by the coding sequence ATGGCTAAAAACAAGAAAAAAGTGTCAGACAACACTATCGCGCTCAACAAGAAATCACGGCACGATTACTTTATCGAAGAGCGCTTCGGAACTGGGCTTGTACTGGAAGGCTGGGAAGTTAAAAGCATGCGTGCCGGGCGCGCGCAAATGGCCGAAAGCTATGTGGTAATTAAAGATGGCGAAGCCTTTTGGTTTAACGGGCATATCTCGGCACTACAAAGCGCCTCTAC